From a region of the Cucumis sativus cultivar 9930 chromosome 6, Cucumber_9930_V3, whole genome shotgun sequence genome:
- the LOC101215681 gene encoding UDP-glycosyltransferase 87A1: MDPISKRIHLAALPYPGRGHINALINFCKILSLKSPNISISFIVTDEWLTFLAADPKPPNIHFVTFPNVIPSELHRANDFPGFVRSIQTHMEAPVETLLRRLHPPPTAIIADTFVYWAVQLGKRLDVPVASLWPMSATVFSILYHFDLLKENGHFPADLSERGEEIVDYFPGVSKIRLADLPSFFSGNGLQTLGFSVKSARSVDKAQFLISTSVYELESSVIDSLKANFPFPVYTIGPSTPYFELESSASNDYLQWLDSQAEGSVLYISQGSFLSVSNTQMDEIVAGVKASGVRFLWVARGDDDRWKDVDRETGMVVGWCDQLRVLCHGAVGGFWTHGGWNSTVEGVFAGVPMLVWPIFWDQFPNSKKIAEDWQVGVRFKGVGGKDLVRREEIAEFVKRFMNSESVEGKEMRKRVSEFQEICRGAVAKGGSSDSNIDAFLKHISGDL; the protein is encoded by the exons ATGGATCCCATCAGTAAACGGATTCATCTGGCGGCCTTGCCGTACCCCGGCAGAGGTCACATCAACGCTCTCATCAACTTCTGCAAgatcctctctctcaaaagtCCCAACATTTCCATCTCCTTCATCGTCACCGACGAGTGGCTCACCTTCCTCGCCGCTGATCCCAAACCCCCAAACATCCATTTCGTCACTTTCCCCAATGTTATCCCCTCTGAGCTCCACCGCGCCAACGACTTCCCGGGTTTCGTCCGATCCATCCAAACCCATATGGAAGCTCCCGTTGAGACTCTACTCCGCCGCCTTCACCCGCCGCCAACTGCCATAATCGCCGATACCTTCGTCTATTGGGCTGTCCAGTTGGGGAAACGCCTCGACGTTCCAGTCGCTTCACTCTGGCCTATGTCCGCTACGGTTTTCTCCATTCTTTACCATTTCGATCTTCTCAAGGAAAATGGGCATTTCCCGGCTGATCTCTCAG AGCGGGGAGAAGAGATTGTGGATTACTTCCCTGGAGTTTCGAAGATTCGTCTTGCAGATTTGCCGTCTTTCTTCTCCGGCAATGGTCTTCAAACCCTCGGGTTCTCTGTGAAATCAGCTCGTTCCGTTGATAAAGCCCAATTTCTCATATCCACCTCTGTTTACGAGCTTGAATCCTCTGTTATTGATAGCTTAAAAGCAAATTTTCCCTTCCCGGTCTACACCATCGGACCCAGTACTCCATATTTCGAGCTAGAAAGCTCTGCCTCAAATGACTATCTCCAGTGGCTGGACTCCCAAGCAGAGGGCTCTGTTTTGTACATTTCACAGGGGAGTTTTCTGTCAGTCTCAAATACCCAAATGGACGAGATCGTCGCCGGTGTAAAAGCCAGCGGCGTTCGTTTCTTGTGGGTGGCGCGTGGAGATGACGATCGGTGGAAGGATGTGGACAGAGAAACTGGGATGGTGGTTGGATGGTGCGATCAATTGAGGGTTCTGTGCCATGGCGCCGTCGGGGGGTTTTGGACTCACGGCGGTTGGAATTCGACTGTGGAAGGGGTTTTCGCCGGCGTTCCGATGCTGGTGTGGCCGATATTTTGGGATCAGTTTCCGAACAGTAAGAAGATTGCGGAGGATTGGCAAGTTGGGGTCCGATTTAAAGGAGTTGGGGGTAAGGATTTGGTGAGGAGAGAGGAAATTGCAGAGTTTGTGAAGAGATTTATGAACTCAGAGAGCGTTGAAGGGAAGGAGATGAGGAAGAGAGTATCGGAATTTCAAGAGATTTGCCGGGGAGCGGTAGCAAAAGGTGGTTCTTCTGATTCCAATATCGATGCATTTCTCAAACATATTTCCGGAGATTTGTGA
- the LOC101207420 gene encoding UDP-glycosyltransferase 87A1 — MDSTIPKPSQLTHLAALPYPGRGHINALINFCKLLSRKNPNILISFIVSDEWLSLLAADPKPPNLHFSTFPNIIPSEHGRANDFPGFFRSVNTIMESPIHTLLTHLNPPPSIIVADSFVSWAVPLANRLNIPVASFWPMSVTVLSMYYHFNLLQENGHFPADLSERGEEIVDYIPGVSDTRLADLPTFFSGDGHEVVDLTVKAARSIDKAQFLISTSVYELEPSVIDAFKLKFPFPVYTIGPCTPYFETTNSCTDEYFQWLDSQTECSVLYISQGSFLSVSSSQMEEIVAGVKASGVRFLWVARGNDGRLKDVDREMGVVVRWCDQLKVLCHSAVGGFWTHCGWNSTMEGVFAGVPMLTWPIFCDQVPNRKKIVEEWKVGVRVEAVGGKDLVRREEIANFVKRFMKTESVEGRKMRKRASELQDICRGAVEEGGSSSSNMDAFIGRITTV; from the exons ATGGATTCCACCATTCCCAAACCTTCTCAACTCACCCACCTCGCCGCACTTCCCTACCCCGGCAGGGGCCACATCAACGCTCTCATCAACTTCTGCAAGCTCCTCTCTCGCAAAAACCCCAACATTCTCATCTCCTTCATCGTCTCCGACGAGTGGCTCTCCCTCCTCGCCGCTGATCCCAAACCCCCAAATCTCCATTTCTCCACTTTCCCCAACATCATCCCCTCCGAGCACGGCCGCGCCAACGACTTCCCCGGTTTCTTCCGTTCAGTTAACACCATCATGGAATCTCCTATCCATACTCTGCTCACCCACCTCAACCCGCCCCCCTCCATCATTGTCGCCGATTCCTTCGTCTCGTGGGCTGTTCCGTTGGCCAATCGCCTCAACATTCCGGTAGCTTCCTTCTGGCCAATGTCCGTTACAGTTCTCTCCATGTATTAtcatttcaaccttcttcaaGAAAACGGGCATTTCCCGGCTGATCTCTCAG AGCGTGGCGAAGAGATTGTCGATTACATCCCTGGAGTTTCCGACACTCGTCTTGCAGATTTGCCTACTTTCTTCTCCGGCGATGGCCACGAAGTCGTCGACTTAACGGTCAAAGCTGCACGTTCTATTGATAAAGCTCAATTTCTGATCTCCACCTCTGTTTACGAGCTTGAACCCTCTGTAATCGACGCTTTCAAACTGAAATTTCCCTTTCCGGTTTACACAATCGGGCCCTGTACACCTTATTTCGAGACCACAAACAGCTGCACTGATGAGTATTTCCAGTGGCTGGACTCCCAAACAGAGTGCTCTGTTTTGTACATTTCACAGGGGAGTTTTCTTTCAGTTTCAAGCTCTCAAATGGAGGAGATCGTCGCCGGGGTGAAAGCCAGCGGTGTCCGGTTCTTGTGGGTGGCGCGTGGGAATGACGGCCGGTTGAAGGACGTGGATAGAGAAATGGGGGTGGTGGTTCGATGGTGCGACCAGTTGAAGGTTCTGTGCCATAGCGCCGTTGGAGGGTTTTGGACTCACTGCGGTTGGAATTCGACGATGGAAGGGGTTTTTGCGGGCGTTCCGATGCTGACTTGGCCAATATTTTGCGATCAAGTTCCGAACCGTAAGAAGATTGTGGAGGAGTGGAAAGTTGGGGTGCGAGTGGAAGCAGTTGGGGGCAAGGATTTGGTGAGGAGAGAGGAAATTGCAAACTTTGTGAAGAGATTTATGAAGACGGAGAGTGTTGAAGGGAGGAAGATGAGGAAGAGGGCGTCAGAATTGCAAGATATTTGCCGGGGAGCGGTGGAGGAAGGTGGGTCCTCCAGTTCCAATATGGATGCATTTATTGGACGTATTACCACCGTTTAG
- the LOC101215451 gene encoding probable LIM domain-containing serine/threonine-protein kinase DDB_G0287001 — MATALECWSSRASTDEDMVEQVLMRTQDRSEGSKPDSSFAVGEKESSAMHRRLQRFSRNVSEAVASLKNSLNLDSIRDPSPTRTEGSKKAVWGTVVRNLTQLYPGSQLPEKLVSNIRKHYDSLPLSYALAGFDMKDVFLHIKLMEQASVYDHPAILFQEVTNRDVQKPIIKFTFACNSSVSWSAMSGALETAAIRCEKIQIFEKKKFTLGVILFVNLDLQEKLFKSKVENALKLAIKKPKTTAVKLPFGFCGCQEGNTGGKDLRETEEDGVEPNCRSGFENSNLSENLQIEMPLCTSSFAVTVDEWQTIQSGGNELGKWLLSSENLEFVDQMGPNSFKGVYKGRRVAIEKIKGCEKGVSYKFELRKDLLELMTCGHKNILMFYGVCIDENHGLCVVTKLMEGGSVHELMLKNKKLQTKEITRIAIDIVEGIKFMNDHGVAYRDLNTQRILLDKNGNACLGDMGILTACKNLGEAMEYETDGYRWLAPEIIAGDPESVNETWMSNVYSLGMVIWEMVTGEAAYGAYSPVQAAVGIAACGLRPDVPKDCSSTLKSLMIRCWNNCPSKRPQFSEILSLLLDSNNNNHR, encoded by the exons ATGGCAACGGCATTGGAGTGTTGGTCTAGTAGAGCTAGTACTGATGAGGATATGGTGGAGCAGGTGTTGATGAGGACTCAGGATAGATCGGAAGGTTCTAAGCCCGACAGTTCCTTTGCTGTTGGTGAGAAGGAGTCGTCGGCCATGCACAGACGGTTGCAGAGGTTTAGTCGGAATGTTTCCGAGGCGGTTGCCTCGCTTAAAAACTCTTTGAATCTGGATTCTATTCGCGATCCTTCACCTACCAGAACTGAGGGGTCTAAGAAGGCTGTTTGGGGGACTGTTGTACGGAACCTTACTCAGCTTTATCCTGGAAGTCAGTTGCCGGAAAAGCTCGTCTCCAACATTCGTAAGCATTATGATTCGCTGCCTCTCAG TTATGCGCTGGCGGGTTTTGACATGAAAGATGTCTTTCTCCACATCAAATTGATGGAGCAGGCGTCTGTTTATGATCATCCTGCTATACTATTTCAAGAAGTGACGAATCGTGACGTTCAGAAACCTATAATAAAGTTCACGTTCGCTTGCAACTCTTCAGTTTCATGGTCAGCTATGTCTGGAGCGTTGGAGACCGCTGCCATTCGTTGCGAGAAGATACAGAtttttgagaagaagaaatttacTCTTGGAGTCATTCTATTTGTAAATCTTGATCTTCAGGAGAAACTCTTCAAATCGAAGGTTGAAAATGCTCTAAAGTTGGCTATTAAGAAGCCAAAAACCACTGCAGTGAAACTCCCATTTGGCTTTTGTGGATGTCAAGAAGGTAACACTGGTGGGAAAGATCTGAGAGAAACTGAGGAGGATGGTGTTGAACCAAATTGCAGAAGTGGTTTTGAGAACTCGAATTTGAGTGAAAATTTACAGATCGAAATGCCCTTATGTACTTCATCTTTTGCTGTAACTGTCGATGAGTGGCAGACAATCCAATCTGGTGGAAATGAGCTGGGTAAATGGCTGCTGAGCTCTGAGAATCTTGAATTCGTTGATCAGATGGGACCCAACTCGTTCAAGGGGGTCTATAAAGGAAGAAGAGTTGCTATAGAGAAGATTAAAGGGTGTGAAAAGGGAGTTTCTTACAAGTTTGAACTCCGAAAAGACTTGTTGGAGTTGATGACATGTGGGCACAAGAACATTCTGATGTTCTATGGTGTTTGTATTGATGAAAATCATGGCTTGTGTGTGGTAACCAAACTAATGGAGGGCGGGTCAGTCCATGAATTGatgctgaaaaacaaaaagcttcaaaccaaagaAATAACAAGGATTGCTATTGATATTGTAGAAGGGATCAAATTCATGAATGACCACGGTGTTGCTTATCGAGATCTTAACACACAAAGAATATTGTTAGACAAGAACGGCAACGCTTGTTTGGGTGACATGGGCATACTCACGGCATGCAAAAACTTGGGAGAGGCAATGGAGTACGAGACAGATGGGTATCGTTGGCTTGCTCCTGAG ATTATTGCGGGTGACCCAGAGAGTGTTAACGAGACATGGATGAGTAATGTATACAGTTTGGGTATGGTAATTTGGGAGATGGTGACTGGTGAGGCAGCTTATGGTGCGTATTCGCCAGTGCAAGCGGCAGTCGGTATAGCTGCTTGTGGCCTAAGACCCGATGTTCCAAAGGACTGCTCATCCACCTTGAAATCTCTGATGATCAGATGCTGGAACAATTGCCCATCAAAGCGCCCTCAGTTCTCTGAAATTTTATCATTACTGCTAGACtccaacaacaacaatcataGATAA